The genomic region TCACGAAGTTGATCTTACCGCTGGCACCATGACAGTCGTTGCCGGCGGCGGAACCGAGACCAGTGACAACGTCTCGGCACTCGACTATCAATTGTCGTATCCGCTCAGCGTTGCCGTAAGTCCCGGCGGGGACCTGTTCATCGTTCAGTCCGGCTTCGCCGGGGTCAACAATGAAACGCCGACGAATAACTACTTGCGCGAGGTCAACCATGCCACCGGCCTGATCTCGACGATCGCCGGCGTTGGTTACAGCGGCGACACCGGCCCGGCTACCGACGCGGAATTGAACGCGCCGGGCGACGTTGCCATCGCCCCCAACGGCGATCTGCTGATTGCCGACACGGCGGACAACGTGATTCGCAAGGTCGATCACACGACTGGGATCATTACGACGATCGTCGGCACGGGCGCGCCAGGCGACAGCGGCGACAATGGTCCAGCAACCGCGGCCACGCTGCACGCACCCATCGCAATCGCCGTGGATGCGGCCGGTGATTTGTTCATTGCCGACGCTTTCAACCTGGCCATTCGCAAAGTCGACCACAGCACGGGCATCATAACGACGATCGCCACCACGTCCGAGACTCCGGGCTTTGTTGCCGCCTCGGCGGATGGCGATGTGTACTTTCCAGGAAATTTGAGCGTTTTGAAACTCGACCACACGACCGGCACCATTTCCACCGTCGCAGGAGGCGGGGCCAACAACGGCGATGGCGAACCGGCCACCCAGGCCCGAATTATTCCTGATGCCGTGGCGGTTGATCCGGCCGGAAATCTATTCATCGCCGACGCCAACGATTTCTGCATTCGCGAGGTCAACCACGCCACGGGTCTGATTACCACGGTCGGGCATGCCGCGGGTACGAGCATTGCGCTTGGGCCCGATGGGAATATCTTCGTCGCCAGCAGCATTGCCGGCAGCCAGGTCGTGGAGCTCAACCCGGTCACGGGGATCGCGACTCCCATTGTCGCCGATCACTTTGGCGCGCTCGGTGACAACGGGCCAGCGATTGATGCCAGCGTGTCCGTCGGTGGCGTCGCCGTGGACGCGGCGGGAAATCTGTTTATCGCCGATCCGCAGCACGATCGCGTGCGCGAGATTCTGAAGGGCGCGATCATCAACGTGACCGCGCCACTGCAAGTGGCAGCGGCGTCTCAGGCCGGAGATGAGGGAATCGCGCCGGTCAACTTAGCCGTCGATAGCCTGATGGCGTTCTCCGGTGAGCTGGCTATCGACGGTCAAGCGCCGGCCGCGCAAAGCCATCCGGCGGCGGCCTCGCTTGCCGCTTCGGCAATCGACGACGACCTGTTGGGGGTCATTGCATCCGCCAGAAGATCCGGCAGTAGCTGATAAGCGAAGTCAGAAGGCCTCCCGGCGGGATGCCGAGAGGCCTCTGGCGTGATTAGGCACCTAAGGGTCGATGAAATTACCGGCGTTCTTTTCTCGACGGCAGGCGCCTGTGAATCGTACGGCGCGTCGCGGTAGAATGCGCGCCGGGGGCAAAGGCGTTCGACAGGGGCAGGTCTGTGAGACGTTGCGCGTCGCTTAATGCCTTGTCTATCGTCCGGTCGCCCGCTGTGTTTGGCGGAAGAACTTTCGGAACCGGAATGAGGAGGCATGCCATGGACAGCTTGATTGCCGCGCGCTCGACGACGAATTTGACGAGGATCCGCAGGAGGGCGATTCGCCAACCTTGGTGCACAATGTTTGTGGCAGCGGCCATAGCCTTCGGCTCGGGCGGCATCAAAGTGGCGGCCGACGAATCGTCAGACGATCCGCAGGTTGACGACACGACGTTAGCGGCGCTCTTGGACGTGGCGCGCGAAGAGCTCGAAGCCGACGAGCTTTCGGAGAAGGAAATCCAGCTGCGTTTGAAGATTGTCGAGGATGTCGCCACGGTTAAGGCGTACTTTCCGCACGCCTATCGGGGCCGCCCCGAAATGCGCAATCCGAAGTACTGGACCCAGAATGCCGAGGGGAGCTACGTACCACGCCGAAAGCCTTCGGAAGCGATTCGCGATCTTTGGCGGACCACCAGTGGCATCCGTTGCCACAAGCTTTCGACGCTCGTGATGCTGAAGGGTTTGATCGATGTGGCCGACGACGAGCAACTGGCCGAATTGAACAACATGCTGCGAGACAAGGTCATTCCGAACGACCTGCCCCGGGAAGGATTCGGAACCTTGTTCGACGAGCCAGAGCCGCGCGAAGGGGACATCTTCCAGAACGACGAGTTCCTGCCCGGCGACAATGTATGGTTTTACAATCCGTACTTCGAGCAGCTAAGCGAAAAACTGCAGAGCAAGTACCGCGGCCAGGAAGGGCATCACGTGTTCTACATCGGCGGCGGGAAGGTCATGGATATGTACAGCCGCGAGCCGGTCTCGATCGAGGAATTTCGCGAGACCTTCCTGGAATGGGGGAGCGTGACGACAGTGGCCGACGATGAAGATCTGGAACCGAAGGCCGAGGACTTTCAGATCAAAGGAGTCCAGCGCGTGATTCTCGATGCCGATGAATCAGAATGAATCGTTGCCCAACGAACGAAGATGCAATGCGGTTTTCTGATTGTTTGCCGTGACTCGGTCAACACGGGGGCGTTCATGGACCAACCGATTCCCAACGTGTCTCGCTCTGACGTCGAGCGCATAGCCCGCCACGATTTCGGTCCAGCCGAGGCAGATCGGGCGATGGCGGTGTTGGACGAGTATCAATCAGAAAGCAGTGATCGATCCCGCGTGCAGCTGGCTGTCTTGAAGTTAGCGGCCGGCAATTTACAGCTTTTGCGCCGTCACATGGAAATCGCAAAGAACGATTATCGAGATGTGATTACCGCCGCGGAGTATCCGAGGTTCAGTCGCGAGATAGGTTTTAGCCCAGTCCCTGACTCGCTACGACAGGACGTCATTGACGACGACTGGCGCCAGTACGAGCATTGGCTGCGGCGATGACCGAGGCCCTCTTCGCTAAAACTCGATGTGCGTGACGCCGTCGACTTCGTCGAAGTGGCCGATCTTCAGCACCATGCCGCCCGAGCCGGGCATTTCGACGACGAAGGCCGGATCGCACACGACCACGGGGGGCGTTGCCACGGCCACCGCGACACTCGACAGATACGAAAGCGAGAGGGACAGCGCGATGAACCACGGAATCGTGCCCGCGGCCATCCGCACGAGCTGCTTTCGCTTGGCGCTTGAGACGTCGTTCTCGATGCAATACTGATCGATCACGTCGATGCGATCGAGCTCGCTGGTCAGGTCGAGCATCTGGTCAAAGCTGCAACCGTCGGTGCGGCACTTGCGATAGGTGTTGGCCGCCTTTAGCGCCAGCTTCCGGCGCTTGAATTCCAGGTGGGCCTGCAGTTTGTCGATGGCCCTTTGCTTGCGGGCCACGGCCAGCTTCATGATGCCGCGCGGGATTGCGAGACCAAGATTGGCGGTCGCCTCCACGGCCTGCATCGGTCGCCGATAGAGCGCCCGGCGACGATACGCGGCAAAGACCTCGGTTTGCACCTTCTCGACGGCCGCCATCAGATCGTCACGCGTCGTCAAAATCAGTTCGTCGCCGATTTCCACGCACAGCGGTTTCAGGTAATAAACCTTGGCCCCCTCTTTCATGGCGGGCCCGCTCAAGAATTCGTCGAGCCGGGTTTGCACCGACGCAGGAATCGTGTCCGTGATTTTGTCGAAGTCTTTTTGCTCGGTCACCGTAACGAAGAACTTTCCTTTCGGCAGGCGAATCGAAGCCTCGAACAGGTCGAACTCGCGCACCTGCGTGAAATCGTCGCGATGCTTCTTGACGACCGCGTCCCACCGCTTGTCCTTGGAGGCGAACGGCCGCGTCTCGCGGAGCATGGTCTCGGCCAGCGCCTTGTTCTCATCCTTCGGCGGCACCCAAACGGGCTTTCCGACCCAGGATCCGAACGGCTTGAGTTCTTGTTCCAGCGTGAACGGTTCGGCGGTCGCCGGATCCACGATCGAGGGAACGACGCGACGAGGGGCACTTCGCTGGGACACAGAGCGAGCAATGTTCCGAGGCATGTCAGGTCTCCGCAGAAAAGAGGCGACGCCAATGCCGAAGTTAGAAGTGTGCACCGTCAGGTGCATTCGCAGGTTATTGTCTCGAATCCGCCAACGGGTCGCAACATAATTTGCCGGGAGCATAGGCGTTTTCCCGCGAGATTCGATTCGCGCGCAAACCGTGTTTTCGCGCTTCCGAGTGGGACGCTAGCCACCTGACTTAGCGCGGGGGCGCCGCGTCCTTTCGTCTCATTTCGAACTGCTCGAACTGCGGTGGAAGCCTGACGGCACACGATTGCGGAGGGCAGCCGCGTTCAGTGTCCCAACAGCTGCAATTGGTAGCGCGAGGATAAGTCAGCGACCCATTCCGCGGAGTAGGTCACTCCGTATTTCGTGGCGAGCGCCTGGCGTGCTTCGGGATCATCGGATTCGGCCAGCTCGAGGAAATAGGCTTCGAAGCCAGCGGGTGAGATCACCTCGAGCAATCGCGCGGGAGCGGGGCCGGGATTCCAGAACGTGTGCATCAGTCCGCGCGGCTTGATCAGATAGCTGCCGGGCCCGGCGATGAACTCCCGGTCACCAACGCGCGCCCCGACGGTTCCCTCCAAGACGTAGGAGTATTCGTCTTCATTCTGGTGAACGTGCGGCAGCACCAATCGGCCGGGCTCGATCGGATGCTCGACGATGGCAAAGGCCCCGCCCGTATCCTGGCCCGACACTTTGAAGACGACCCCCATACCGCCGAGCGATACGGACCGCCCTTCACCTGGTTTCACGGACAAATGTGGAGCGCTCATCGCTTAGCCTCCCATGCGAGTTCATCGCTTTGCCCTGCTTGGATTATACCCGTGTGAACCACGACCAATGGGCACGGCTAGGACGCCGAGCGGCGCTTCGAGCAGTTCGTGTCGCGCAGGCACTTGACAGGCGATATACTGGGGCGAGACTTTCTGGGCAGGAGAATCATGTATGAATCCGAACAAGGCCTTGTGGGAAAAGGGAGACTTCACGCGCATCGCCGAGAGCATGCGCGAGAGCGGGGCGGCGCTCGCGGAAAGTTTTGGGATCACGCGCGGGTTGGCGATCCTCGACCTGGGCTGCGGCGACGGAACGACCGCGCTTCCTGCGGCGAAGCTGGGCGCGAAGGTATTGGGCGTGGATATCGCCCGCAACCTGGTCGAGGCCGGCAATCGGCGCGCTCAGGAGCAGGGGCTGGACAACTGCAAGTTTCAAGAGGGAGACGCCTGCGATCTCGGCGGGCTACCGGATCAGACATTCGATCTGACCGTGAGCATCTTCGGAGCGATGTTCGCGCCGAAGCCGTTTGACGTCGCGAAAGAGACCGTGCGCGTGACGCGGCCCGGCGGACGGATCATCATGGGTAACTGGATTCCCAACGATCCGACGCTCGTGGCGCAAATCTTGAAGATCTGTTCCGCGTTTACACCGCCGCCGCCCGAGGGCTTTGTTAGCCCCATGACGTGGGGCATTGAGAGCCACGTCGTCGAGCGCTTCGTCAGAGCGGGCATAAGCGCCGATCGCATTTCCTGCACGCCGGATACGTTCACCTTCAACTACGCAGGTTCGCCGGCGGCGTATGTCGAGGAGTTCCGAAGGTATTACGGCCCCACGATGAACGCTTTCGAAGCGGCGGAGAAAAACGGTCGGGCCGAGGAATTGCAGCGAGAACTCGAGGCGCTCTTTATCAGTCAGAACAGAAGCGGGCGCGCGGACAGGACGTCGATTCCGGCGACCTTTTTGCGCGTGACCGTCGCGCGGTGAATTCGCGCGCAGAATTACGGACGGACAATAAAAACGCCCCGCCGGTGAGGACGGGGCGTTGCGTTTGATTGCGATGGGGGTGCTCTTTCGCGTAGCGAACAAGCATGTTAAGCGCTGGCAATCATGGCCGCGAGACCTGCTTATGCGCCCTCACCCGAAGAGCATGCCACTTAAGCATGCTTATTCCGCCTGTCGGCGGAAACGGCATGGCACACATCTTTACGGCGAGGGCAGCAATCAGCTGCGCGCCGCGAGGGCTTTTTGCCGCTCGGGCACGTCGCGCACCAGGTTCCAGGCCAGGCCGAGCTTTTCCATCGCGACGATCGCGGCGTAAGTGATATCGAGTTCCCACCAGCGGTGCCCGTGACGGGCCATGCGCTGAAAGGCGTGGTGGTTGTTGTGCCAACCTTCGCCGTAGGCGAGCAAACCGACCCACCACAGGTTGCGGCTGTCGTCCGTGGTTTCGTAATTCCGGTAGCCCCACATGTGCGTGGCCGAATTCACGAACCAGGTGACGTGCAGCACGTACACCAGCCGCAGGAACATCCCGTACGCGACGAACGAGCAGGCCGTGTACAAATCCCAACCGAAATAGCCGACCGCGAACAAGGCGAAGCCCAGCACGAAATGCCAGACGATGAACGTCTTGTCGAGGAAGCGCATCACTGGGTCCTTGTACAGGTCGGGCGCGTAGCGCTGGATCAGTTGCCGATGATATTCGCCGCCGCGGTTGGGCGCGAGCCACAGCATGTGGCTCCACCAGAAGCCGTCGCGCGGCGAGTGCGGATCGCCTTCGTGGTCGCTGAATTCA from Pirellulales bacterium harbors:
- a CDS encoding cupin domain-containing protein; protein product: MSAPHLSVKPGEGRSVSLGGMGVVFKVSGQDTGGAFAIVEHPIEPGRLVLPHVHQNEDEYSYVLEGTVGARVGDREFIAGPGSYLIKPRGLMHTFWNPGPAPARLLEVISPAGFEAYFLELAESDDPEARQALATKYGVTYSAEWVADLSSRYQLQLLGH
- a CDS encoding class I SAM-dependent methyltransferase, producing the protein MNPNKALWEKGDFTRIAESMRESGAALAESFGITRGLAILDLGCGDGTTALPAAKLGAKVLGVDIARNLVEAGNRRAQEQGLDNCKFQEGDACDLGGLPDQTFDLTVSIFGAMFAPKPFDVAKETVRVTRPGGRIIMGNWIPNDPTLVAQILKICSAFTPPPPEGFVSPMTWGIESHVVERFVRAGISADRISCTPDTFTFNYAGSPAAYVEEFRRYYGPTMNAFEAAEKNGRAEELQRELEALFISQNRSGRADRTSIPATFLRVTVAR
- a CDS encoding fatty acid desaturase, which gives rise to MTPVEILKHKRKLKKKRDQARARSGQARRSSVAREAAAIESQANRWKRGYDWPVILWIGALHLGAIGALFCFTWKGVALTLILGFITGVFGITLGFHRCLTHGSFSTYPWVRRALAFVGGLAGEGSAIMWVAVHRKHHEFSDHEGDPHSPRDGFWWSHMLWLAPNRGGEYHRQLIQRYAPDLYKDPVMRFLDKTFIVWHFVLGFALFAVGYFGWDLYTACSFVAYGMFLRLVYVLHVTWFVNSATHMWGYRNYETTDDSRNLWWVGLLAYGEGWHNNHHAFQRMARHGHRWWELDITYAAIVAMEKLGLAWNLVRDVPERQKALAARS